A genomic region of Cydia amplana chromosome 5, ilCydAmpl1.1, whole genome shotgun sequence contains the following coding sequences:
- the LOC134648520 gene encoding uncharacterized protein LOC134648520, which yields MPDDIQTRHYESMLFNYGTVQRTDYREHEIKPPVPTLFKEKPQKYKVECKGIKDTQTMCERLPIPFDLFIRPKEIIRSDPRVVQKTFLKPEDLGREEAQRTRPRLVMTPAVSMDDIANKQVRDLLIKDIYKSTVRVATEEGVSLTNYKTVRAPFPGLPAPANPIALPKLNAQYVSPEWRMDSVSWDNRQLRAYCDPTKKFWLERTPKCSVCDATAARTAQQKMKEQMKTRA from the exons atgCCGGACGATATACAAACACGACACTACGAGTCCATGCTATTCAACTACGGGACCGTACAGCGAACGGATTACAGGGAACATGAAATTAAACCTCCCGTGCCTACACTCTTTAAGGAAAAACCGCAGAAATATAAAGTGGAATGTAAAGGTATCAAGGACACGCAGACTATGTGTGAGAGGCTGCCAATCCCGTTCGATCTCTTTATTAGACCTAAAGAGATCATAAGGAGTGATCCTAGAGTCGTGCAGAAAACTTTC TTAAAACCTGAAGACCTAGGGCGTGAGGAGGCGCAGAGGACCCGCCCACGTCTGGTTATGACGCCCGCCGTCAGTATGGACGACATCGCCAACAAGCA AGTCCGCGATTTGCTGATAAAGGACATTTATAAGAGCACGGTGCGGGTCGCGACGGAGGAGGGAGTTTCCCTGACCAACTACAAGACCGTTCGGGCTCCTTTCCCGGGCCTGCCAGCACCAGCTAATCCG ATAGCCCTACCAAAGCTGAACGCGCAATACGTGTCTCCAGAGTGGCGCATGGACTCGGTCTCGTGGGACAACCGGCAGCTTCGCGCCTACTGCGACCCCACTAAAAAGTTCTGGCTCGAAAGGACTCCCAA ATGCAGCGTATGTGACGCCACAGCGGCGCGGACAGCACAACAGAAAATGAAAGAACAAATGAAAACGCGGGCGTGA
- the LOC134648379 gene encoding maestro heat-like repeat-containing protein family member 1 codes for MPLTKTEALKETVTVLINAIGDKENSVNNVVIKSLTKIANNYPNEVIDIFCDYYKNATFVTSTHLGNVVKVLEQTCVNQVKRLDKATAEELTSNMLRIMTENPEPDPAVQMGASAVLVAIGHEHLDLVLRSLINQLPASSVPHYTIAHTLGTLAAVNTRATVPHVKEVLSRMLPLLPLLRQNANKQAFAYAFGHFAVAVSEQIGDNVENDNITSIKDNFVTEFSLIFDVLYNQLLPSNEPRVAESVLEALGPITRLISERQFNDTVNKFMLSLLSLYRRPQLNLYYVSQCISYLLTPSALNPKLTLQDSVITSINHVLFNLVLLEPDYDQPHTVKNHFEVLRCFDHMTTQFSDHTVEGLFHQCKNNQEKDRMKAVIVLTHLITSSQIFIERYAAKFIVLLKIMIANEQGLKMKKLLVKAIVGLVYRNCITVAEDFAMVEFIIKHCGFEPVGNIPKHELTDLHDTCKSSLVLMCNTVTSVRTPLRNLLLNALTVEEFTPSMSTISHCLTSLLQNNSDVIIEDQNEKAVELKCSPDLVFIRCITHIAVPEEIERNRNLLLFLEEYSGDVHKNLKNSWTVEIQRLLKFVEKNESQDQWHGMLLDLLVSAVEQVNNNKWVETIATLLSQQINGKKQGNMIKGISLQYLAILSCHMSNAAVVEKVLKLILHQLRSIPMEISDYVSEAIGIASRQHGEFVLNELDAAYKDNEARRSSKLLNFLSSRASRSDVELGIVKYTIIICYGKVAHNCLDVHVLARLGENVTAILYEILKSNPQFDLCKASITTLYEISKALYPASHHNITLRNRWQLLNAVLEQIYNSNLEKRNVELYPMIVKASKALTKLQKGILPEERNTILRVLFNSVFGELSSYKRKYEMEGNGDRNDLLAKTLNDSLSLLHRLIQELIIQSTCLSTIDDLIGLLIEWLRHENDEIRTASILILQVMFDTYMKNVKLNYETPSKFGQMGYLLGLIVPGIADTNFPVRLTTIDCVKLIIQIQDLYEGHTIEPNDECMVDLAEMQKNVLTNDLGMINDYCMMLCDVISPKIPHHHTMQFVESLLEGYDDQELRSEGVSAVLDALFIKRGQDLFQCVERIVEVVLGTMDRVGEVSREKLMAPLLSLSGHHTNAVTAMLLAQRLPFKESVVSCWRHLARNEGLANAIVDNFLRLMWSIELYEDPYHITENHIAALQPLTLISALGDMLQEETMNPICESKFTDLFAVLYTTLACYIEAEPPAYAPAQNKSQERFGFIPNRDSIRLSPAKITIDTFNAFLDRAGCTKVKEACSLCLSVEHGDPSTTILELAPILSSSIARCKPALLPKLVSRVAVHARSALPPQRAAAHAAAHAALTYRCNDNPVLIETVLAILSIGWKDEHARVRATCLRGAAGVAQLRPEHRAHALPGALTALSQGIDAPVTQKSTENVPLAAIQGLSRLLLDLDKLDKEHDRELLSISQKIRPFMNTESGQLRESSIRLFGIIAGLVKAELVEQAVSSLPCFLLHLCDNNPAVVRASKFTLKQVFKIFNVKKSNDLIQTHLLDEGRLYLDEFLSALLRQLADEMPSSVAKCIQSSVNYLHCAREDMKPHPPLLIGLLYAELHRISEKHPDDVDLDPDVTATAKTRLLALIKDPNPIVRQNSALALANICLVEASD; via the exons ATGCCATTAACAAAAACGGAAGCACTAAAAG AAACTGTGACGGTGTTAATAAATGCTATAGGAGATAAGGAGAACTCAGTCAACAATGTTGTCATAAAGTCCCTTACGAAGATAGCGAATAACTACCCGAATGAAGTGATTGATATATTTTGCGATTATTACAAGAACGCGACGTTCGTCACTAGTACACATTTGGGAAATGTTGTAAA AGTCCTGGAACAAACATGCGTCAACCAAGTGAAGAGGCTGGACAAGGCCACAGCAGAAGAGTTGACGAGCAACATGCTCCGCATAATGACGGAAAACCCGGAGCCGGATCCTGCTGTGCAAATGGGGGCGTCGGCAGTGCTGGTCGCGATTGGACATGAACATCTGGATTTG GTCCTCCGCTCGCTCATAAACCAGCTGCCAGCGTCGTCAGTGCCTCACTACACGATTGCACACACGCTGGGCACGCTAGCTGCAGTCAACACACGTGCAACAGTGCCTCATGTTAAGGAGGTGCTGTCCAGGATGCTGCCTCTGCTGCCGCTGCTGCGTCAGAACGCCAACAAGCAGGCTTTTGCTTATG CATTCGGCCACTTCGCTGTCGCCGTATCAGAGCAGATCGGCGACAACGTCGAAAATGACAACATCACCTCCATCAAAGACAACTTTGTCACCGAATTCTCTCTCATATTCGACGTCTTATACAACCAATTGCTGCCTTCCAACGAGCCTAGAGTCGCCGAGTCCGTACTGGAGGCCTTAGGCCCCATCACTAGACTCATATCTGAAAGACAATTCAACGATACTGTCAATAAATTCATGCTTTCATTGCTCAGTCTTTACAGAAGACCGCAACTGAATCTGTATTACGTCAGTCAATGTATATCGTATTTACTTACGCCATCGGCTCTAAACCCGAAACTAACTTTGCAAGACAGCGTAATAACGTCTATAAACCATGTCCTCTTCAATTTAGTTCTCTTAGAACCTGATTACGATCAGCCGCATACAGTGAAAAACCATTTCGAAGTACTACGCTGCTTCGATCATATGACCACGCAGTTTTCTGACCACACTGTCGAAGGACTCTTTCACCAGTGTAAAAATAATCAGGAAAAGGACAGAATGAAAGCTGTCATCGTTCTCACACATCTGATCACGTCTTCGCAAATATTTATCGAAAGATACGCCGCGAAGTTTATAGTTTTACTCAAAATTATGATTGCGAACGAGCAGGGGCTCAAAATGAAAAAGTTACTCGTCAAAGCGATCGTGGGATTGGTTTATAGAAACTGTATAACGGTTGCGGAAGATTTCGCGATGGTCGAATTCATAATAAAACACTGTGGCTTCGAACCAGTAGGGAATATCCCTAAGCATGAGCTCACAGATTTGCACGATACGTGTAAGAGTTCGCTAGTGCTGATGTGCAATACTGTGACCAGCGTTAGAACCCCTCTACGCAATTTATTGCTCAATGCTTTGACAGTTGAAGAGTTCACTCCTTCCATGTCAACCATCAGCCATTGCTTGACGTCCTTACTCCAGAACAACTCTGACGTCATTATTGAAGATCAAAATGAGAAAGCTGTTGAGCTAAAATGCTCTCCAGACCTTGTTTTCATTAGATGCATTACTCACATAGCTGTACCTGAAGAGATCGAAAGGAACAGGAACCTATTGTTGTTTTTAGAGGAATATTCAGGAGATGTTCATAAGAATTTAAAGAACTCCTGGACAGTTGAGATTCAGAGGCTTTTAAAGTTTGTAGAAAAGAACGAATCTCAAGATCAGTGGCATGGGATGTTGCTTGATCTCTTAGTGTCAGCAGTGGAACAGGTTAACAATAATAAGTGGGTAGAAACGATTGCCACTTTGCTATCCCAACAGATAAACGGGAAAAAGCAGGGAAATATGATTAAAGGGATATCTCTTCAGTATTTAGCTATTCTTTCTTGCCACATGTCTAATGCTGCTGTTGTGGAAAAAGTGCTAAAACTGATTCTACATCAGTTGAGATCGATACCTATGGAGATTTCTGATTATGTCAGTGAAGCTATAGGTATAGCTTCAAGACAGCATGGAGAATTCGTGCTAAACGAGCTAGACGCAGCTTACAAGGACAATGAAGCTCGAAGAAGCAGCAAATTGCTTAATTTCTTATCATCAAGAGCGTCTAGAAGCGACGTTGAGCTTGGCATCGTTAAATACACCATCATTATTTGCTACGGAAAAGTAGCTCACAATTGCTTGGATGTCCACGTTTTAGCAAGACTCGGGGAGAATGTTACAGCGATACTGTATGAAATTTTGAAGTCTAATCCGCAGTTTGACTTATGTAAAGCTAGTATAACTACGCTATATGAAATAAGCAAAGCATTATACCCCGCCTCTCACCATAATATCACTTTAAGGaacagatggcagttgcttaaTGCAGTTTTAGAGCAGATCTACAACTCAAACCTAGAGAAACGTAATGTGGAACTGTATCCGATGATTGTAAAAGCTTCTAAAGCGCTAACTAAACTACAGAAGGGAATTTTACCTGAAGAAAGGAATACGATTCTCCGCGTTTTATTCAACAGCGTCTTTGGAGAACTATCCTCTTATAAAAGGAAATATGAAATGGAAGGTAATGGAGATAGAAACGATCTTTTAGCTAAGACTTTAAATGACAGTTTGTCATTACTACACAGACTGATCCAAGAACTGATCATACAATCAACTTGCCTTAGCACGATCGATGATTTAATCGGATTGCTGATCGAATGGCTTCGACAcgaaaacgatgaaattagaACCGCATCGATACTGATCTTACAAGTCATGTTCGATACTTACATGAAGAATGTTAAACTCAACTATGAAACGCCAAGCAAATTTGGGCAAATGGGTTATCTACTGGGATTAATCGTCCCAGGCATCGCTGACACCAACTTCCCAGTCAGACTAACCACAATAGACTGCGTAAAACTGATCATACAAATCCAAGATTTATACGAAGGCCACACGATAGAACCTAACGATGAATGCATGGTCGATTTAGCTGAAATGCAAAAAAATGTCCTTACGAATGATTTAGGTATGATAAACGATTACTGCATGATGTTATGCGATGTTATATCTCCTAAAATTCCTCATCATCACACGATGCAGTTTGTTGAAAGTTTGCTAGAAGGTTATGATGACCAGGAGTTGAGAAGCGAGGGTGTTAGTGCTGTGTTAGACGCCTTGTTTATAAAGCGAGGTCAGGATTTGTTTCAGTGTGTAGAGAGGATAGTGGAAGTGGTGTTGGGGACTATGGATCGTGTGGGGGAAGTGTCTAGAGAGAAACTGATGGCGCCGCTTCTGTCCTTGTCCGGGCATCACACTAATGCGGTCACTGCTATGCTGTTGGCTCAGAGGCTGCCTTTTAAAGA ATCGGTAGTCAGctgctggcgccatctagcgagaAACGAAGGCCTGGCGAACGCCATTGTGGACAACTTCTTACGTCTCATGTGGTCTATAGAGCTATACGAGGACCCGTATCATATCACGGAGAATCATATCGCGGCGTTACAGCCCTTGACT CTAATAAGCGCTCTCGGAGACATGCTTCAAGAGGAGACTATGAACCCGATCTGCGAGTCCAAATTCACGGACCTTTTTGCTGTGCTCTACACAACCTTAGCCTGTTATATAGAAGCCGAGCCTCCGGCCTACGCGCCTGCTCAGAATAAGTCTCAAGAACGCTTCGGATTCATTCCCAATAGAGACTCGATTAGGCTGTCGCCTGCCAAGATCACTATTGACACGTTTAATGCGTTTTTGGATAGAGCTGGATGTACTAAG GTGAAAGAAGCCTGCTCTCTCTGTCTAAGCGTTGAACACGGCGACCCcagcacgaccattctcgaacTAGCCCCCATACTAAGTTCGTCCATCGCCCGCTGCAAACCGGCTTTGTTACCTAAACTAGTGTCCCGAGTGGCTGTGCATGCTAGGAGCGCTTTACCTCCGCAAAGAGCCGCGGCGCACGCTGCCGCTCATGCTGCGCTCACTTACAG ATGCAACGACAACCCAGTGCTCATCGAGACAGTCCTGGCCATCCTGAGTATAGGCTGGAAAGACGAGCACGCTCGAGTCCGTGCGACGTGCCTGCGCGGCGCGGCAGGTGTTGCTCAGTTACGACCGGAGCACCGCGCGCACGCGCTGCCCGGGGCGCTGACCGCGCTCAGTCAGGGCATAGATGCCCCAGTTACACA AAAATCAACAGAAAACGTGCCTTTGGCTGCCATCCAAGGCCTAAGCCGCCTTCTCCTCGACTTGGACAAACTAGACAAGGAACACGACCGGGAACTCCTTTCGATCTCCCAAAAAATACGACCATTCATGAACACGGAGTCCGGACAGCTTCGAGAGAGCTCTATAAGGCTGTTCGGTATTATAGCAGGGCTGGTTAAGGCCGAGCTGGTCGAGCAGGCCGTGAGCTCGCTGCCTTGTTTCCTGCTGCATTTGTGTGACAACAACCCCGCTGTTGTCAGG GCAAGCAAATTCACCCTCAAGCAGGTATTCAAGATCTTCAACGTAAAGAAATCCAACGATCTCATCCAAACGCACCTACTAGACGAAGGCCGATTGTACCTCGACGAGTTTCTATCGGCGTTGCTGCGTCAGTTGGCGGACGAGATGCCAAGCAGTGTGGCCAAGTGTATCCAGAGCAGTGTCAACTATTTACACTGTGCCAGAGAGGATATGAAGCCCCATCCGCCTTTATTGATAG GTCTCCTCTACGCAGAGCTCCACCGCATATCCGAGAAACACCCTGATGATGTAGACCTCGACCCCGACGTGACGGCCACCGCCAAGACCCGCCTCCTGGCGCTCATCAAGGACCCCAACCCCATCGTCCGGCAGAACTCGGCCCTGGCCCTGGCTAACATATGCCTGGTTGAGGCGAGCGATTGA